A stretch of the Streptomyces sp. NBC_01428 genome encodes the following:
- a CDS encoding FecCD family ABC transporter permease, which yields MPLTPLLGCLAVVLLISLVCGVALGATGIGTTAVLRLLWAGATGGTVYAPDAAAYTIVTEIRLPRVVLGAVVGAGLATVGVAVQAMVRNALADPFVLGISSGAAVGANAVILLGAFAGLGVWALSVSAFASALAAMVLVYAVARSPHGLTPLRLILTGTALAYGFEALTTLMVFGAARGEAARSAMMWLLGSLGGATWAQIPVAALTVTVGWVWLRLRAEPLNALAMGDETSAALGVRPARLRGELFLVTAAVTGTVVAVSGAVGFVGLMVPHVVRMLVGADHRRVLAVAPLAGAVLLVWADVLSRLLLAPAELPVGVITAVVGVPAFLLLMRRGGYAFGGH from the coding sequence ATGCCGCTGACGCCGCTCCTCGGCTGCCTCGCGGTCGTGCTCCTGATCTCCCTCGTCTGCGGCGTCGCGCTGGGCGCGACCGGGATCGGGACGACCGCGGTCCTGCGCCTCCTGTGGGCCGGTGCCACCGGCGGCACCGTGTACGCCCCGGACGCCGCCGCCTACACCATCGTCACGGAGATCCGGCTCCCACGGGTGGTGCTCGGCGCGGTGGTCGGAGCCGGGCTCGCGACGGTCGGCGTGGCCGTGCAGGCCATGGTCCGCAACGCGCTCGCCGACCCCTTCGTCCTCGGCATCTCCTCCGGCGCGGCGGTGGGCGCCAACGCCGTCATCCTGCTCGGCGCGTTCGCGGGGCTGGGCGTGTGGGCGCTGTCCGTGTCGGCGTTCGCCTCCGCCCTCGCGGCCATGGTCCTCGTCTACGCGGTGGCACGGTCGCCGCACGGCCTCACCCCGCTGCGGCTGATCCTCACCGGGACCGCCCTGGCCTACGGCTTCGAGGCGCTCACCACGCTCATGGTGTTCGGTGCCGCACGCGGCGAGGCGGCACGGTCGGCGATGATGTGGCTGCTCGGCAGCCTGGGCGGGGCGACCTGGGCACAGATCCCCGTCGCCGCGCTGACCGTGACGGTCGGCTGGGTGTGGCTCAGGCTCAGGGCCGAGCCGCTCAACGCCCTAGCCATGGGGGACGAGACGTCCGCCGCGCTCGGCGTCCGGCCGGCGCGGCTCCGCGGGGAACTGTTCCTGGTCACGGCCGCGGTGACCGGCACCGTCGTCGCCGTCAGCGGCGCCGTCGGGTTCGTCGGGCTGATGGTGCCGCACGTCGTACGGATGCTGGTGGGCGCCGACCACCGGCGGGTGCTCGCCGTCGCACCCCTGGCCGGCGCGGTCCTGCTCGTGTGGGCCGACGTCCTCTCCCGCCTGCTGCTCGCCCCGGCGGAGCTGCCGGTCGGCGTGATCACCGCCGTGGTCGGCGTGCCCGCGTTCCTGCTCCTCATGCGGCGCGGCGGCTACGCGTTCGGGGGCCACTGA
- a CDS encoding ABC transporter ATP-binding protein, giving the protein MRLDIEGLSADAGTVRLLDDIRLTVDSGTFVGLVGPNGSGKSTLLRCVYRALRPAGGAVRLNGDDLHGMDARAAARLLAALPQESSAEFDFTVAEVVGMGRHPHRNRTAADDRAICAGAMDRTGVAHLADRGFLALSGGEKQRVLIARALAQRPQVLVLDEPTNHLDIAHQLDVLALVRASGLTVLAALHDLNLAAAHCDLLYVIADGRIVASGPPLDVLRPELLADVFGVRAHPVRHPVTGAVQLLFDLLPTTP; this is encoded by the coding sequence ATGCGACTCGACATCGAGGGACTCTCGGCGGACGCGGGCACCGTGCGGCTCCTCGACGACATCCGTCTCACCGTGGACAGCGGGACGTTCGTCGGCCTCGTCGGCCCCAACGGCAGCGGTAAATCAACCCTGTTGAGGTGCGTCTACCGCGCGCTGCGGCCCGCCGGGGGAGCGGTCCGGCTGAACGGCGACGACCTGCACGGCATGGACGCGCGGGCGGCGGCGCGACTGCTGGCCGCGCTGCCGCAGGAGTCCTCCGCCGAGTTCGACTTCACCGTCGCCGAAGTCGTCGGCATGGGACGGCACCCGCACCGGAACCGGACGGCCGCCGACGACCGGGCGATCTGCGCCGGAGCCATGGACCGCACGGGCGTCGCCCATCTCGCCGACCGCGGGTTCCTGGCCTTGTCCGGCGGCGAGAAACAGCGCGTCCTCATCGCCCGCGCTCTCGCCCAGCGACCCCAGGTCCTCGTCCTCGACGAGCCCACCAACCACCTCGACATCGCCCACCAGTTGGACGTCCTCGCCCTGGTCCGGGCGAGCGGCCTCACCGTGCTGGCGGCGCTCCACGACCTGAATCTCGCCGCCGCCCACTGCGACCTCCTGTACGTGATCGCGGACGGCCGGATCGTCGCGTCGGGTCCGCCGCTCGACGTACTCCGGCCCGAGCTGCTCGCCGACGTGTTCGGCGTCCGCGCCCACCCCGTACGGCACCCGGTCACCGGCGCCGTCCAGCTCCTCTTCGACCTCCTTCCGACCACCCCCTGA
- a CDS encoding ABC transporter substrate-binding protein, which produces MRRTLIAALCLTATVTASGCGANVETADDARSPAVTLTNCGRQVTYDRVPRRVVTNDVGITEIMFALGLEDRMAGFAMPDDKGDLTGVPWKEGYEKVKWLSKDQLTKENVLAARADLVFAGWNYGFREEDGFTPDALKKLGIPSYVLTESCHNGRSGSARGIMPPLEALYTDLTNLGKLFGVEDRAAALVAGFKKRIADVRAQAPEGADRPEVFLYDSGQDTPFTAGRYAAPEQIISEAGGVNVMHDVQDSWTTVGWETVVERDPDVIVICDYGDTSAEQKKKFLLNHPPLRGVSAVKNRRVFVLDYVDLVESPRNPSAVARLGAYLRTVEKR; this is translated from the coding sequence GTGCGCAGAACGCTCATTGCCGCCCTCTGTCTCACCGCCACCGTCACGGCCTCCGGCTGCGGCGCGAACGTCGAGACGGCCGACGACGCGCGGTCCCCGGCCGTCACCCTCACCAACTGCGGCCGCCAGGTCACCTACGACCGGGTGCCGCGCCGGGTGGTCACCAACGACGTCGGCATCACCGAGATCATGTTCGCGCTCGGCCTGGAGGACCGCATGGCCGGGTTCGCCATGCCCGACGACAAGGGCGACCTGACCGGCGTGCCCTGGAAGGAGGGCTACGAGAAGGTGAAGTGGCTCTCCAAGGATCAGCTCACCAAGGAGAACGTCCTCGCCGCCCGCGCCGACCTCGTCTTCGCCGGCTGGAACTACGGCTTCCGCGAGGAGGACGGCTTCACGCCCGACGCCCTGAAGAAGCTCGGCATCCCCTCCTACGTCCTCACCGAGTCCTGCCACAACGGCCGTTCGGGATCCGCCCGCGGCATCATGCCGCCCCTCGAAGCGCTCTACACCGACCTCACCAACCTCGGGAAGCTGTTCGGCGTCGAGGACCGGGCCGCCGCACTGGTCGCCGGCTTCAAGAAGCGGATCGCCGACGTCCGGGCGCAGGCACCCGAGGGCGCGGACCGGCCGGAGGTCTTCCTCTACGACAGCGGCCAGGACACCCCCTTCACGGCTGGCCGCTACGCCGCCCCGGAGCAGATCATCAGCGAGGCCGGTGGCGTCAACGTCATGCACGACGTCCAGGACTCCTGGACCACCGTCGGCTGGGAGACCGTCGTCGAGCGCGACCCGGACGTGATCGTGATCTGCGACTACGGGGACACGAGCGCCGAGCAGAAGAAGAAGTTCCTGCTGAACCACCCGCCGCTCCGCGGGGTCTCGGCCGTCAAGAACCGGCGCGTCTTCGTCCTCGACTACGTCGACCTCGTCGAGAGCCCCCGCAATCCGTCGGCCGTCGCCCGGCTGGGCGCGTATCTGCGCACGGTGGAGAAGCGCTGA
- a CDS encoding enoyl-CoA hydratase/isomerase family protein codes for MTGTDEHATEPSVLVRTEGRAAHITLNRPRALNALNHEMVHLVDRALTAWEHDPAVETVVITGAGDRGLCAGGDIRVVHDDARDGDGTASAAFWRDEYHLNARIARYPKPYVAVMDGIVMGGGVGISAHGSVRIVTERSRIAMPETGIGFVPDVGGTYLLAHAPGELGTHLALTGTSVTAGDAVLCGLADHFVPSAALPAFLADLADRSVREALTRHTQLPPPARLTDCRAWIDTSYAADTVDEILRRLEAFGDPAAKEAAETLLSRSPTALKVTLASLRRARRAGPLESVLNQEYRVSCAFLAAPDLVEGVRAQIIDKDRDPHWTPATLAEVTDADVERFFAPLGERELGLVVPGIGPDTGGAGG; via the coding sequence ATGACCGGCACCGACGAACACGCCACCGAGCCGTCCGTCCTGGTGCGCACCGAGGGACGGGCCGCCCACATCACCCTCAACCGGCCGCGGGCGCTGAACGCCCTGAACCACGAGATGGTGCACCTCGTCGACCGGGCCCTCACCGCCTGGGAGCACGATCCGGCCGTCGAGACGGTCGTCATCACCGGCGCCGGAGACCGGGGCCTGTGCGCGGGCGGCGACATCCGCGTCGTCCACGACGACGCGCGCGACGGGGACGGCACCGCCTCCGCGGCGTTCTGGCGCGACGAGTACCACCTCAACGCCCGCATCGCCCGCTACCCCAAGCCCTACGTGGCCGTCATGGACGGCATCGTGATGGGCGGCGGTGTCGGCATCTCCGCGCACGGCAGCGTCCGGATCGTCACCGAGCGCTCGCGGATCGCCATGCCGGAGACCGGCATCGGCTTCGTCCCCGATGTCGGAGGCACCTACCTGCTCGCCCACGCCCCCGGCGAACTGGGCACCCATCTCGCCCTGACCGGCACGTCGGTCACCGCGGGCGACGCCGTGCTGTGCGGCCTCGCCGACCACTTCGTCCCCTCCGCCGCTCTCCCCGCGTTCCTCGCCGACCTGGCGGACCGGTCCGTGCGGGAGGCCCTGACCCGCCACACCCAGCTGCCGCCCCCCGCCCGGCTGACGGACTGCCGTGCGTGGATCGACACCAGCTACGCGGCCGACACCGTGGACGAGATCCTCCGGCGGCTGGAAGCCTTCGGGGACCCCGCCGCCAAGGAGGCGGCCGAGACGCTGCTCAGCCGCTCGCCCACCGCGCTGAAGGTCACCCTGGCCTCGCTGCGCCGGGCCCGTCGGGCGGGTCCGCTGGAAAGCGTCCTGAACCAGGAGTACCGCGTCTCCTGCGCGTTCCTGGCCGCTCCCGACCTGGTGGAGGGCGTCCGGGCACAGATCATCGACAAGGACCGCGACCCGCACTGGACCCCGGCGACTCTCGCCGAGGTGACCGACGCGGACGTCGAGCGCTTCTTCGCGCCGCTCGGCGAACGCGAACTCGGGCTCGTGGTACCCGGCATCGGCCCGGACACGGGCGGGGCCGGCGGCTGA
- a CDS encoding CbtB domain-containing protein, which translates to MAQTVAPPTATTPVVPAKLPLKAIAPWAVFFGILMLVLLYFVGAEQGATAVVSGENVHEWVHDARHLLGFPCH; encoded by the coding sequence ATGGCGCAGACCGTCGCTCCGCCGACAGCCACCACCCCCGTAGTGCCCGCCAAGCTGCCGTTGAAGGCGATCGCTCCCTGGGCGGTCTTCTTCGGCATCCTGATGCTGGTCCTGCTCTACTTCGTCGGCGCGGAACAGGGCGCCACCGCCGTCGTCTCGGGCGAGAACGTCCACGAGTGGGTTCACGACGCCCGCCACCTGCTCGGCTTCCCCTGCCACTGA
- a CDS encoding CbtA family protein — protein MNSATVRNLLVRGMLAGLAAGVLALVVAYFLGEPSVDSAIGFEEAHAHAHGHEVELVSRSLQSTAGLATGVLLYGIAFGGIAALAYCFALGRVGRFGARATALLLSGCALLAVYVVPFLKYPANPPSVGDPDTIGKRTTLYFLMMVLSVLLAVAATLLGKRLAPRTGNWNATIVAVVAFAVVIGLAYEFLPVVNEVPADFPATLLWRFRLSALAIQAALWGGFGLVFGELAERLLNPKPAAVGSGQSVPAAG, from the coding sequence ATGAACTCCGCAACGGTAAGAAACCTGCTCGTCCGCGGCATGCTCGCCGGCCTCGCGGCCGGCGTGCTCGCGCTGGTGGTCGCCTACTTCCTCGGTGAACCGAGCGTCGACAGCGCCATCGGCTTCGAGGAAGCGCACGCGCACGCCCATGGGCACGAGGTCGAACTCGTCTCGCGCAGCCTGCAGTCCACCGCCGGCCTGGCCACCGGTGTGCTGCTCTACGGGATCGCCTTCGGCGGCATCGCCGCGCTCGCCTACTGCTTCGCCCTCGGCCGCGTGGGCCGGTTCGGAGCGCGCGCGACCGCGCTGCTCCTCTCGGGCTGCGCGCTGCTCGCCGTCTACGTCGTGCCGTTCCTGAAGTACCCGGCCAACCCGCCGTCGGTCGGCGACCCCGACACCATCGGCAAGCGGACCACCCTGTACTTCCTGATGATGGTCCTCAGCGTGCTGCTGGCCGTCGCCGCCACCCTCCTCGGCAAGCGCCTCGCCCCGAGGACCGGCAACTGGAACGCGACGATCGTCGCGGTCGTGGCCTTCGCCGTCGTGATCGGCCTGGCCTACGAGTTCCTGCCCGTCGTCAACGAGGTGCCCGCGGACTTCCCGGCCACCCTCCTGTGGCGGTTCCGCCTCTCGGCCCTGGCCATCCAGGCCGCACTGTGGGGCGGATTCGGCCTGGTCTTCGGTGAGTTGGCCGAGCGCCTGCTGAACCCGAAGCCCGCAGCCGTCGGTTCCGGGCAGTCCGTCCCGGCCGCCGGCTGA
- the meaB gene encoding methylmalonyl Co-A mutase-associated GTPase MeaB, whose amino-acid sequence MIALDTYVKGVLEGRRALVARAITLVESTRPQHRALAQELLTELLPHSGRARRIGISGVPGVGKSTFIDAFGTMLTSLGHRVAVLAVDPSSSRTGGSILGDKTRMERLAVDPDAFIRPSPTAGTLGGVAKATRESIVVMEAAGYDIVLVETVGVGQSETAVANMVDSFLLLTLARTGDQLQGIKKGVLELADVIAVNKADGPHTRDAQSAARELAGALRLMHGKDAAWTPPVLSCSAREGAGLDTVWDRLEQHRTLLDSSGRLADKRRDQQVDWTWTMVRDELLGRLHADPEVRALAPDLERQVREGSLTATLAAERILRTFRGGDR is encoded by the coding sequence GTGATCGCGCTCGACACCTACGTCAAGGGCGTCCTCGAGGGAAGGCGGGCGCTGGTCGCCCGCGCGATCACCCTCGTGGAGTCCACCCGCCCCCAGCACCGGGCGCTGGCGCAGGAGTTGCTGACCGAGCTGCTCCCGCACAGCGGCAGGGCGCGGCGGATCGGGATCAGCGGGGTTCCGGGTGTCGGCAAGTCGACGTTCATCGACGCGTTCGGCACGATGCTGACCTCGCTCGGCCACCGGGTCGCGGTGCTCGCCGTCGACCCGTCGTCGAGCCGTACCGGCGGCTCGATCCTCGGCGACAAGACGCGGATGGAGCGGCTGGCCGTGGACCCGGACGCGTTCATCCGACCCTCCCCCACCGCCGGCACGCTCGGCGGGGTCGCCAAGGCGACCCGGGAGTCGATCGTGGTGATGGAGGCGGCGGGATACGACATCGTGCTCGTGGAGACGGTCGGGGTCGGACAGTCGGAGACCGCCGTCGCGAACATGGTCGACTCCTTCCTGCTGCTGACGCTGGCCCGCACCGGGGACCAGTTGCAGGGCATCAAGAAGGGTGTCCTGGAGCTGGCCGACGTGATCGCGGTCAACAAGGCGGACGGACCGCACACCCGCGACGCCCAGTCCGCGGCCCGTGAACTGGCCGGTGCGCTGCGGCTGATGCACGGCAAGGACGCGGCCTGGACGCCGCCCGTGCTCAGTTGCAGCGCCCGTGAGGGTGCGGGCCTGGACACCGTGTGGGACCGGCTGGAGCAGCACCGCACGCTGCTCGACTCGTCCGGCCGGCTGGCGGACAAGCGGCGTGACCAACAGGTCGACTGGACCTGGACGATGGTCCGTGACGAGCTTCTCGGCCGGCTGCACGCCGATCCGGAGGTCCGTGCACTGGCCCCGGACCTCGAACGGCAGGTGCGCGAGGGGTCGTTGACGGCGACCCTCGCCGCGGAGCGGATCCTGAGGACCTTCCGGGGCGGAGACCGTTAG
- the scpA gene encoding methylmalonyl-CoA mutase: MGIPDFSGIELGTPTADGTAEEWSAAAAKATGGEALWETPEGIAVKPLYTGRDTEGLDFLDTYPGVAPYLRGPYPTMYVNQPWTIRQYAGFSTAEESNAFYRRNLAAGQKGLSIAFDLPTHRGYDSDHPRVTGDVGMAGVAIDSIYDMRQLFDGIPLDRMTVSMTMNGAVLPVLALYIVAAEEQGVPPEKLAGTIQNDILKEFMVRNTYIYPPKPSMRIISDIFAYTSQRMPRYNSISISGYHIQEAGATADLELAYTLADGVEYIRAGREAGLDVDAFAPRLSFFWAIGMNFFMEVAKLRAARLLWAKLVRQFDPQNSKSLSLRTHSQTSGWSLTAQDVFNNVTRTCVEAMAATQGHTQSLHTNALDEALALPTDFSARIARNTQLLLQQESGTTRVIDPWGGSAYIEKLTYDLARRAWQHIEEVEAAGGMAQAIDAGIPKLRIEEAAARTQARIDSGRQPVIGVNKYRVETDEKIDVLKVDNSSVRTQQIEKLRRLRAERDEGACQDALDALTRAAGGEGNLLELAVRAARAKATVGEISDALEKVYGRHAGQIRTISGVYRNEAGESPSVDRTRTLVDAFEEAEGRRPRILVAKMGQDGHDRGQKVIATAFADLGFDVDVGPLFQTPAEVARQAVEADVHIVGVSSLAAGHLTLVPALREELASEGREDIMIVVGGVIPPQDVPTLLEMGAAAVFPPGTVIPDAAYDLVRRLGTDLGHEL; encoded by the coding sequence ATGGGAATCCCCGACTTCTCCGGGATCGAACTGGGGACACCCACCGCCGACGGCACCGCCGAGGAGTGGAGCGCCGCCGCGGCGAAGGCCACCGGCGGCGAGGCGCTCTGGGAGACCCCGGAGGGCATCGCGGTCAAGCCGCTGTACACCGGGCGGGACACCGAGGGCCTGGACTTCCTCGACACCTACCCGGGGGTCGCGCCGTACCTGCGCGGCCCGTACCCGACGATGTACGTCAACCAGCCGTGGACGATCCGCCAGTACGCGGGTTTCTCCACGGCCGAGGAGTCGAACGCCTTCTACCGCCGCAACCTGGCGGCAGGCCAGAAGGGCCTGTCGATCGCCTTCGACCTGCCCACGCACCGGGGTTACGACAGCGACCACCCGCGCGTGACGGGCGACGTCGGCATGGCGGGCGTGGCCATCGACTCGATCTACGACATGCGGCAGCTCTTCGACGGCATCCCGCTGGACAGGATGACCGTGTCGATGACGATGAACGGCGCCGTGCTGCCCGTTCTCGCTCTGTACATCGTGGCGGCCGAGGAACAGGGCGTACCGCCCGAGAAGCTCGCCGGGACCATCCAGAACGACATCCTCAAGGAGTTCATGGTCCGCAACACCTACATCTATCCGCCGAAGCCGTCGATGCGGATCATCTCCGACATCTTCGCGTACACCTCGCAGCGGATGCCGCGCTACAACTCCATCTCCATCTCCGGGTACCACATCCAGGAGGCGGGGGCGACGGCCGACCTGGAGCTGGCGTACACGCTCGCCGACGGCGTGGAGTACATCCGGGCCGGCCGCGAAGCGGGCCTGGACGTCGACGCGTTCGCGCCGCGCCTGTCCTTCTTCTGGGCGATCGGCATGAACTTCTTCATGGAGGTCGCCAAGCTGCGGGCGGCGCGCCTGCTGTGGGCCAAGCTCGTCAGGCAGTTCGACCCGCAGAACTCCAAGTCCCTCTCCCTGCGCACCCATTCGCAGACCTCCGGCTGGTCGCTGACCGCGCAGGACGTGTTCAACAACGTGACACGTACGTGTGTGGAGGCGATGGCCGCCACCCAGGGACACACGCAGTCGCTGCACACCAACGCCCTCGACGAGGCGCTGGCCCTGCCGACCGACTTCTCCGCGCGGATCGCCCGCAACACGCAGTTGCTGCTCCAGCAGGAGTCCGGCACGACCCGGGTCATCGACCCGTGGGGCGGCAGCGCGTACATCGAGAAGCTGACGTACGACCTCGCGCGCCGGGCCTGGCAGCACATCGAGGAGGTCGAGGCGGCGGGCGGCATGGCGCAGGCCATCGACGCCGGCATCCCCAAGCTCCGGATCGAGGAGGCGGCGGCCCGTACCCAGGCCCGGATCGACTCCGGCCGCCAGCCGGTCATCGGCGTCAACAAGTACCGGGTCGAGACCGACGAGAAGATCGACGTCCTCAAGGTCGACAACTCCTCCGTGCGCACGCAGCAGATCGAGAAGCTGCGGCGGCTGCGGGCGGAGCGAGACGAGGGCGCGTGCCAGGACGCGCTCGACGCGCTGACGCGCGCGGCCGGCGGTGAGGGCAACCTGCTGGAGCTGGCGGTGCGCGCCGCACGCGCCAAGGCGACGGTCGGCGAGATCTCCGACGCGCTGGAGAAGGTGTACGGGCGGCACGCGGGCCAGATCCGTACGATCTCCGGGGTGTACCGCAACGAAGCAGGGGAGTCCCCGTCCGTGGACCGCACGCGCACGTTGGTGGACGCGTTCGAGGAGGCCGAGGGCCGTCGCCCGCGCATCCTGGTGGCCAAGATGGGCCAGGACGGTCACGACCGCGGCCAGAAGGTCATCGCCACCGCGTTCGCCGACCTCGGCTTCGACGTCGATGTCGGCCCGCTGTTCCAGACGCCCGCCGAGGTGGCGCGCCAGGCGGTGGAGGCGGACGTGCACATCGTGGGTGTCTCGTCGCTGGCCGCGGGGCATCTCACGCTCGTTCCGGCGCTGCGCGAGGAGCTGGCGTCGGAGGGCCGTGAGGACATCATGATCGTGGTCGGCGGGGTGATCCCGCCGCAGGACGTTCCGACGCTGCTGGAGATGGGCGCGGCGGCCGTGTTCCCGCCCGGCACGGTGATCCCGGACGCGGCCTACGACCTCGTCCGGCGGCTCGGGACGGACCTCGGGCACGAGCTGTGA
- a CDS encoding methylmalonyl-CoA mutase subunit beta, which translates to MTVLPNDGLALAAEFPSATHDQWQLLVEGVLRKSGKEVSGASAEDALSTSLEDGLRTKPLYTARDAAPDPGLPGFTPFVRAARPEGSTAGGWDVRQRHTAGDNALVLGDLENGVTSLWLAVGEGGIPLGSLGPVLDGVYLDLAPVVLDAGRDTEAAAAELLRLYEERGVAPGAVRGNLGADPLGHEARTGTPTDIAPVAALARRCAEDYPGLRALTVDALPYHEAGGSAAQELGASLATGIAYLRELTRAGLSVEQACAQLEFRYAATADQFLTIAKLRAARRLWARVAEVSGAPAAGAQVQHAVTSPVMMSRRDPWVNMLRTTIATLAAGVGGADAVTVLPFDHALGLPDAFARRIARNTSTILMEESHLSRVIDPAGGSWYVERLTDELAGAAWEFFRSIEQDGGQAAALRSGRIGDELAKTWAARSAKLATRREPVTGVSEFPHLAERLVERAPAPAPPSGGLPRVRRDEAYEALRARSDAHLAATGSRPRVYLATIGPAAAHSARSTFVSNLFQAGGVEPVTDGTFEDSGATEACLCSSDALYEEQAASTAEALAAAGARHVFLAGRPGQYPGVDSYVFAGCDAVAVLSATLDRMGVS; encoded by the coding sequence ATGACAGTCCTGCCCAATGACGGGCTCGCGCTGGCCGCCGAGTTCCCGTCCGCGACCCATGACCAGTGGCAGCTCCTGGTGGAGGGCGTGCTGCGCAAGTCGGGCAAGGAGGTCTCGGGCGCGTCTGCCGAGGACGCGCTGTCGACCTCCTTGGAGGACGGGCTCCGCACCAAGCCCCTGTACACCGCGCGCGACGCGGCTCCCGATCCCGGCCTTCCCGGATTCACCCCCTTCGTGCGGGCGGCCCGCCCCGAGGGGAGCACCGCCGGGGGCTGGGACGTACGTCAGCGGCACACCGCCGGCGACAACGCGCTGGTGCTCGGCGACCTGGAGAACGGCGTCACCTCGTTGTGGCTGGCCGTCGGCGAGGGCGGCATCCCCCTCGGCTCGCTCGGCCCCGTGCTGGACGGCGTCTATCTCGACCTGGCGCCGGTCGTCCTCGACGCGGGCCGTGACACCGAGGCCGCGGCGGCGGAACTGCTGCGGCTGTACGAAGAGCGGGGTGTGGCTCCGGGTGCGGTCCGGGGCAACCTCGGTGCCGACCCGCTCGGCCACGAGGCCCGCACGGGCACACCGACGGACATCGCCCCGGTCGCTGCCCTCGCGCGGCGGTGCGCCGAGGACTACCCCGGGCTGCGGGCGCTGACCGTGGACGCGCTGCCGTACCACGAGGCCGGCGGATCGGCCGCGCAGGAGCTGGGCGCCTCCCTGGCGACCGGCATCGCCTACCTCCGGGAGCTGACCCGGGCCGGCCTGAGCGTCGAACAGGCCTGCGCACAGCTGGAGTTCCGTTACGCGGCGACCGCCGACCAGTTCCTGACCATCGCCAAGCTCCGGGCGGCGCGCCGCCTGTGGGCGCGGGTCGCCGAGGTGAGCGGGGCGCCGGCCGCGGGCGCGCAGGTGCAGCACGCCGTGACGTCGCCGGTGATGATGTCGCGCCGCGACCCGTGGGTGAACATGCTGCGGACGACCATCGCCACGCTGGCCGCGGGTGTCGGCGGCGCGGACGCGGTCACCGTGCTCCCCTTCGACCACGCCCTCGGTCTGCCCGACGCGTTCGCGCGCCGCATCGCGCGCAACACCTCGACGATCCTCATGGAGGAGTCGCACCTGTCCCGGGTCATCGACCCCGCGGGCGGCTCCTGGTACGTGGAACGGCTGACCGACGAACTCGCGGGCGCGGCCTGGGAGTTCTTCCGTTCGATCGAGCAGGACGGCGGTCAGGCCGCCGCGCTGCGCTCGGGCCGGATCGGTGACGAACTGGCGAAGACCTGGGCGGCGCGCTCGGCGAAGCTCGCCACGCGACGTGAACCCGTCACCGGTGTCAGCGAGTTCCCGCATCTCGCCGAACGCCTGGTCGAACGCGCACCGGCCCCCGCCCCGCCGTCGGGCGGCCTGCCCCGGGTCCGGCGCGACGAGGCGTACGAGGCGCTGCGGGCCCGCTCCGACGCGCACCTCGCCGCCACCGGGTCCCGGCCCCGCGTCTACCTGGCCACCATCGGCCCCGCCGCCGCTCACTCCGCGCGGTCCACGTTCGTCTCGAACCTGTTCCAGGCCGGCGGCGTCGAGCCGGTCACGGACGGCACGTTCGAGGACAGCGGGGCCACGGAGGCCTGCCTGTGCTCCAGCGACGCGCTCTACGAGGAGCAGGCCGCGAGCACGGCCGAGGCCCTCGCGGCGGCGGGGGCCCGGCACGTGTTCCTCGCCGGCCGTCCCGGGCAGTACCCGGGCGTCGACTCCTACGTCTTCGCGGGCTGCGACGCCGTCGCCGTCCTCTCCGCCACGCTCGACCGCATGGGAGTGTCCTGA